In a single window of the Candidatus Celerinatantimonas neptuna genome:
- the carA_1 gene encoding Carbamoyl-phosphate synthase small chain has protein sequence MKIAIIGCDYVDPEQVPLFGEYPDMFRSTLSELRYDLEFTDFDALRGQLPDISSSFDGYIITGSRYNSYDNDPWILKLLEWIQYADQARIKVAGICFGHQLIARALGAQVHKSTKGWGLGKTQVQVAQFPNWVTTKRNQLRLWVSHQDQVETKPPGCKVIAQSDFCPYFMLAKDRHIFTIQGHPEFLKGYTQYLLSKHENKLTPEGFDKATTSLEGTVDSKVVLQWILDLFSLNE, from the coding sequence ATGAAAATAGCCATTATCGGCTGCGATTATGTCGATCCAGAACAGGTTCCTTTATTTGGAGAATACCCCGATATGTTCCGGTCCACATTAAGTGAACTACGTTACGATCTGGAATTTACCGATTTTGACGCGCTTAGAGGACAACTTCCTGATATATCATCTTCTTTTGATGGCTACATTATCACGGGAAGTCGTTATAACTCGTATGATAACGACCCATGGATTCTAAAACTGCTCGAATGGATTCAATACGCCGATCAGGCCAGAATAAAAGTCGCAGGAATTTGCTTTGGCCACCAGCTCATTGCCCGGGCTCTCGGTGCACAAGTGCATAAATCAACCAAAGGCTGGGGGCTTGGAAAAACACAGGTTCAAGTTGCGCAATTCCCAAACTGGGTAACAACCAAGCGAAATCAACTCAGACTGTGGGTAAGCCATCAGGATCAGGTTGAAACAAAACCCCCAGGTTGTAAAGTCATCGCTCAAAGTGATTTTTGCCCTTATTTCATGCTCGCAAAAGACCGGCATATTTTTACAATACAGGGACATCCTGAATTTCTAAAAGGCTATACGCAATATCTGCTATCAAAACATGAGAATAAACTCACACCAGAAGGCTTCGATAAAGCAACAACCAGCTTAGAAGGAACAGTCGACTCAAAAGTTGTACTACAATGGATACTGGATTTATTTTCTTTAAATGAATAG